In Oceanidesulfovibrio indonesiensis, the sequence CATACGCTTTCTTGTGGCCGGACTGCTTGCCCACGGTGCGGCCGAAACGCGTACGAGCCGAAGGCCGCTTGCGGACCACATTGACGCCTTCAACCTTGACGTCGAAAGCCTGCTCAACCGCCTTCTTGATCTCGATCTTGTTCGCCCTGGGGTGGACGTAGAAGACGACCTGGTTGGCGAACTCCTTGGAGAGTGTG encodes:
- the rplW gene encoding 50S ribosomal protein L23 is translated as TLSKEFANQVVFYVHPRANKIEIKKAVEQAFDVKVEGVNVVRKRPSARTRFGRTVGKQSGHKKAYVTLAPGEKIEFFEGV